From the genome of Chitinophagaceae bacterium, one region includes:
- a CDS encoding aldo/keto reductase, protein MEYRRLGKSGLPLSVLSLGSWLTFGKQIEDDVAENLMKTAYDHGVNFFDNAEIYARGKSEKVMGKILKKMKWDRDSYCVSSKVFFGVGKLPTQKGLHRKHVTEACEQAMKRLNVKYLDLYFCHRPDPETPIEETVWAMHQLIQQGKILYWGTSEWSANEITEAHTIAEKHHLIGPTMEQPQYNMLHRERFESEYSILFARYGMGTTIWSPLASGFLTGKYLSDKPGETRLSMAGMEWLKEQKLNDVVALEKVRSLKAIADELNISLAKFSLAWCLKNPNVSTVILGASRVQQLKENLEAIEAIPLLTDEVMQRIELVLQNKP, encoded by the coding sequence ATGGAATACCGTCGTTTGGGGAAATCAGGACTGCCACTCAGTGTATTGTCGCTGGGCTCCTGGCTCACTTTCGGAAAGCAAATAGAAGATGACGTAGCTGAAAACCTTATGAAGACGGCTTATGATCATGGCGTCAATTTCTTTGATAATGCGGAAATATATGCCCGTGGCAAGTCGGAAAAGGTGATGGGCAAAATACTGAAGAAAATGAAATGGGATCGCGATTCCTATTGCGTTTCCAGTAAAGTATTCTTTGGCGTTGGAAAACTTCCCACACAAAAAGGTCTTCATCGCAAACACGTAACCGAAGCCTGCGAACAAGCTATGAAAAGGCTGAATGTAAAATATCTTGATCTTTATTTCTGTCATCGCCCCGATCCGGAAACACCAATTGAAGAAACGGTATGGGCAATGCACCAGCTTATTCAGCAGGGGAAAATTTTATATTGGGGAACATCGGAATGGAGTGCCAATGAAATTACCGAGGCACACACCATTGCCGAAAAACACCACCTGATTGGTCCCACCATGGAACAACCTCAATACAACATGTTACATCGGGAGCGTTTTGAATCGGAATACTCCATTTTATTTGCACGTTATGGCATGGGAACTACCATCTGGTCGCCGCTTGCTTCAGGATTCTTAACAGGAAAATATTTATCGGATAAACCGGGCGAAACGAGATTGAGCATGGCCGGAATGGAATGGCTGAAAGAACAAAAGCTGAATGATGTGGTTGCATTAGAAAAAGTAAGAAGCTTGAAAGCAATTGCTGATGAACTGAATATTTCACTGGCTAAATTTTCTCTCGCCTGGTGTTTGAAAAATCCCAATGTGAGCACAGTAATTTTAGGTGCTTCACGGGTGCAGCAGCTCAAAGAAAATTTGGAAGCCATAGAAGCGATACCGCTGCTCACAGATGAGGTGATGCAACGCATTGAGCTAGTGTTGCAGAATAAACCTTAG
- a CDS encoding oligopeptide transporter, OPT family, producing MSEPTKAFKPYVDPESSMKEFTPRAIILGGIFGILFGAATVYLALKAGLTVSASIPIAVLAISLGKRFLGTTILENNIIQTTGSAGESIAAGVVFTLPAFLFLSTDDATGNSIGIEYFSYWTILTLAIFGGILGVLMMIPLRRSLIVQEHGNLPYPEGTACASVLIAGEKGGDFAKPAYIGLAVSTGYAILQHLLHIVAESPTWITSQKNKYFPSAQIAGDITPEYLGVGYIIGPKISGVLVAGGVLAWMCLIPLLATLISPDLIALQQVKLGMLKDVLLAGGRGAWNPDTHEWGNMAEAIYRAYVRQIGAGAVAAGGFITLLKSIPTIASAFKGGMASMREKSDVVRSRTENDLNFKVVIFGSIALVALMAFLPQIPGTNILYKLLLGLLVIIFGFFFVTVSSRIVGLIGSSNNPISGMTIATIMATALVFIAIGWTGHVYEPMALVVGGMICIAAANAGATSQDLKTGYLIGATPRYQQIALFVGVIVSSLVIGFTVAFLDKPTADQIAQGITHRIGTEFNAPQATLMATLIKGLLSFNLDWQFVLVGVFIAIVVELCGVKSLSFAVGLYLPLSTTLPIFIGGAIKGLVDYLTKRRGDKQEDAELGRGSLLATGLVAGGALMGVIVAFLQASDSISKWLNNISREHALSAMLGENGYQLLGVFFFAAMGYILYNTAMKKSEIEA from the coding sequence ATGTCCGAACCCACAAAAGCATTCAAGCCCTACGTCGATCCAGAATCTTCGATGAAAGAATTTACACCGCGTGCCATTATTCTTGGTGGCATCTTCGGAATATTATTTGGGGCAGCAACTGTTTACCTGGCACTTAAAGCAGGTCTCACTGTTTCTGCTTCCATTCCAATTGCGGTATTGGCCATTTCCCTTGGGAAAAGATTTCTGGGAACCACCATTCTGGAAAATAACATCATTCAAACCACCGGTTCTGCCGGAGAATCCATTGCAGCAGGTGTTGTATTTACACTGCCCGCTTTCCTGTTTCTCAGCACAGATGATGCAACAGGCAACAGTATAGGCATCGAATATTTTTCTTACTGGACTATTCTAACGCTGGCAATTTTTGGTGGCATATTAGGTGTATTGATGATGATTCCGTTGCGCCGTTCACTGATTGTACAGGAACACGGTAATCTTCCTTATCCGGAAGGAACTGCCTGCGCTTCGGTACTTATTGCCGGGGAAAAAGGCGGCGACTTTGCCAAGCCTGCTTACATCGGTTTAGCAGTTTCTACCGGTTATGCAATACTGCAACACTTGTTGCATATCGTTGCTGAATCACCTACCTGGATTACTTCTCAAAAAAACAAATACTTCCCTTCGGCCCAAATTGCCGGCGACATTACACCAGAATACTTAGGGGTGGGATACATCATAGGTCCAAAAATTTCAGGCGTGCTCGTTGCCGGCGGCGTGCTGGCATGGATGTGCCTGATTCCACTTTTGGCTACTTTAATTTCACCTGATTTAATTGCCCTGCAGCAGGTAAAACTTGGAATGTTGAAAGATGTTTTACTTGCAGGTGGCCGTGGCGCATGGAATCCTGATACACATGAATGGGGAAACATGGCGGAAGCGATTTATCGTGCTTATGTTCGTCAGATTGGTGCAGGCGCCGTTGCTGCAGGTGGATTCATTACACTCTTGAAATCGATTCCAACCATTGCAAGCGCCTTCAAAGGTGGGATGGCTTCGATGCGCGAAAAAAGTGATGTTGTCCGTTCACGTACAGAAAATGATTTGAACTTTAAGGTGGTGATTTTCGGAAGCATTGCATTGGTTGCTTTGATGGCTTTTTTACCGCAAATTCCGGGTACGAATATTTTATACAAGTTGTTGCTTGGACTGCTGGTCATCATTTTCGGTTTTTTCTTTGTTACCGTTTCAAGTCGTATTGTGGGTTTAATCGGAAGCAGTAACAATCCCATTTCGGGAATGACCATCGCCACCATCATGGCCACAGCGCTCGTGTTTATCGCCATTGGATGGACAGGTCATGTGTATGAACCCATGGCATTAGTGGTTGGAGGCATGATTTGTATCGCCGCGGCAAATGCCGGTGCTACCTCACAGGATCTTAAAACAGGTTATCTTATTGGTGCCACACCACGATATCAGCAGATAGCTTTGTTTGTTGGCGTAATTGTTTCTTCACTCGTGATTGGATTTACGGTTGCCTTTCTTGATAAACCTACCGCAGATCAGATTGCACAAGGCATCACCCATCGCATCGGCACAGAGTTTAACGCACCACAGGCAACATTGATGGCCACACTCATCAAAGGTCTGCTGTCATTCAACCTTGATTGGCAATTTGTGCTGGTAGGTGTATTCATCGCAATAGTGGTTGAACTCTGCGGAGTGAAATCGCTCTCTTTTGCAGTCGGTCTTTACTTACCACTTTCTACAACACTTCCAATCTTTATTGGTGGAGCGATCAAAGGTTTGGTGGATTATCTTACCAAACGTCGTGGCGACAAGCAGGAAGATGCGGAATTGGGAAGAGGAAGCTTGCTGGCAACAGGATTGGTGGCCGGAGGTGCATTGATGGGTGTGATTGTAGCCTTCCTGCAGGCATCGGACAGTATCAGCAAATGGCTGAACAATATCAGCAGGGAACATGCATTGTCAGCGATGCTGGGTGAAAACGGTTATCAGTTGTTGGGTGTGTTTTTCTTTGCAGCAATGGGATACATTTTATACAATACTGCGATGAAGAAATCGGAAATTGAAGCTTAA
- the purN gene encoding phosphoribosylglycinamide formyltransferase — translation MKRITIFASGTGTNAKAILQHFRHNPGVKVEGIICNKPNAKVIDVAQEFQVPYYLISKTDLYESDHVLNLLISSASDLVVLAGFLWLIPENILQEFPKRIINIHPALLPAHGGPGMYGSKVHEAVLQANEKETGITIHYLNEKYDEGEIILQQHVAVDADDTAETIATKVHALEHEWYPKVIEKVLLG, via the coding sequence ATGAAACGCATCACCATTTTTGCTTCAGGAACCGGTACTAATGCAAAAGCCATTCTGCAGCATTTTCGTCACAATCCAGGCGTGAAGGTTGAAGGGATCATCTGCAACAAACCAAACGCAAAAGTGATTGATGTTGCGCAGGAATTCCAGGTTCCTTATTACCTGATTTCGAAAACAGATCTTTATGAATCTGATCACGTACTGAATCTGCTGATTAGCTCAGCCAGCGATCTTGTAGTGCTTGCAGGTTTTTTATGGTTGATTCCTGAAAACATTTTGCAAGAATTTCCAAAACGCATCATCAACATTCATCCGGCCCTGCTTCCTGCTCATGGCGGGCCTGGAATGTATGGCAGTAAAGTTCATGAAGCTGTATTACAGGCCAATGAAAAAGAAACCGGCATCACTATTCATTACCTGAATGAAAAGTATGATGAAGGCGAAATTATACTTCAGCAACATGTTGCTGTTGACGCTGATGACACCGCAGAAACCATTGCAACAAAGGTGCATGCGCTGGAACATGAATGGTATCCGAAGGTGATTGAGAAGGTGCTGCTTGGATAA
- a CDS encoding thymidine kinase, translating into MFIEPYIRQQRAGWIEVICGCMFSGKTEELIRRLKRAKIANQKVEIFKPANDVRYHETNIVSHDTNSIHSTPVTHSDQVLLMADNIEVIGIDEAQFFDMELPRVLDTLAGKGIRVIVAGLDMDFAGKPFGPMPELLARAEYATKVHAICMVCGNLASYSFRKSAEKSQVLLGEKDLYEPRCRACFLEGMKRVVSSE; encoded by the coding sequence ATGTTTATAGAACCTTACATACGCCAGCAGCGCGCCGGTTGGATTGAAGTGATCTGCGGCTGCATGTTCTCCGGAAAAACGGAAGAACTCATCCGCAGGTTGAAGCGTGCTAAAATCGCCAACCAGAAAGTGGAAATTTTTAAACCCGCAAATGATGTGCGTTACCACGAAACCAATATTGTTTCGCATGATACCAACTCTATTCATTCAACACCTGTAACTCATTCTGACCAGGTTTTACTGATGGCAGATAATATTGAAGTGATTGGAATTGATGAAGCACAATTCTTCGACATGGAATTACCGCGTGTGCTCGATACGCTTGCGGGCAAAGGCATTCGCGTGATTGTAGCCGGACTCGATATGGACTTTGCCGGAAAACCATTTGGCCCAATGCCGGAACTGTTGGCAAGGGCAGAATATGCAACAAAAGTGCATGCCATCTGCATGGTGTGCGGAAATCTCGCATCCTATTCATTTAGAAAATCAGCAGAAAAATCACAGGTGCTGCTTGGCGAAAAAGATCTTTATGAACCGCGGTGCAGGGCTTGCTTTTTGGAAGGAATGAAAAGAGTAGTGAGTAGCGAGTAG
- a CDS encoding response regulator, whose product MAHTLLLVDDDVTFSNVVKSSLEKEGYTVHSAHHATEAMTYLTKHAREIEVMLLDWSMPGISGIELLRSMKQNKSYEDIQVIMQTVMGNSEDIQQGIEAGAFFYLVKPVRKNLLMSTIKAAIVDYQRKKELLRKLAESERMFRNLQEGTFRFQTVEEGDNLAVHIANECPNPQEAIYISELLSNAVEHGNAGLTYEEKTELIAFNQLASEVARRLALPENMHKFVTVKLTRTTEYFSILVEDMGKGFNFKKYLQFEDVRIFDNHGRGIAILNALYPVQFLEAGNKVLVQIPLGGPAMSQ is encoded by the coding sequence TTGGCTCATACACTCTTACTCGTTGACGACGACGTCACTTTCTCCAATGTTGTAAAATCATCACTTGAGAAAGAAGGCTATACTGTGCACTCGGCGCATCATGCCACAGAGGCCATGACCTATCTGACTAAACATGCCCGTGAAATTGAAGTGATGCTGCTGGATTGGAGCATGCCCGGGATTTCAGGTATAGAATTACTGCGCAGCATGAAGCAAAACAAAAGCTATGAGGATATCCAGGTGATCATGCAAACAGTGATGGGCAATTCTGAAGACATTCAGCAGGGTATTGAGGCAGGCGCTTTTTTTTACCTCGTGAAGCCTGTCAGAAAGAACTTGCTGATGTCAACCATAAAGGCAGCCATTGTTGATTATCAGAGGAAAAAGGAACTGCTCAGAAAACTGGCAGAGAGTGAGCGCATGTTCCGTAATCTTCAGGAAGGTACTTTTCGGTTTCAAACAGTGGAGGAAGGCGACAACCTTGCAGTGCACATAGCCAATGAATGTCCGAATCCGCAGGAAGCCATCTACATTTCTGAACTATTGTCGAATGCAGTTGAACACGGTAATGCCGGACTTACTTATGAAGAGAAAACCGAATTGATAGCGTTCAATCAACTGGCATCTGAAGTTGCGCGCCGGTTGGCCCTTCCCGAAAACATGCACAAGTTCGTTACAGTCAAACTAACGAGAACCACCGAATATTTTTCGATCCTGGTTGAAGACATGGGTAAAGGTTTCAACTTTAAAAAATACCTTCAGTTTGAAGATGTCCGCATTTTCGATAACCATGGCAGAGGCATTGCAATTCTCAACGCGTTGTATCCTGTTCAATTCCTCGAAGCCGGGAATAAAGTGCTTGTTCAAATTCCGTTGGGCGGACCTGCGATGTCCCAATAG
- a CDS encoding lamin tail domain-containing protein — MKQFFTFLLSIFFAATTFAQVQDDFSDGNFSTNPAWTGDDAKFEVNVAQQLHLNAPAVADTANLSTPNIIIDNLEWVFYFKMDFSPSNSNYLKAYLVADQSNLKLPQNGYFLKMGEDGSNDAIDLYLQQGTTETLILSGIDGHVAATVNSIGIKVTRDNAGNWQVYSDISGGTNYSLEGTVTDNTITTTGYFGFFCKYTSTRSDAFYFDNIHVGEPVVDIDPPQIVAATAISPNQLDLLFNEPVEQLSAEEEFNYSVNNSVGNPSIVQRDITNPQLVHLTFTNSFPNGITSTVTVNNIKDLLGNMLVTATADFAFYTAQANDVVINEIMSDPDPAVGLPAAEFTELFNQSAVPIDLTGWTFSDATSTQTLSAFILQPDSFVILCDDGNASLFTSFGNVIGLPSFPSLNNDGDELTIKNSFGSVINTVAYSSSWYGDVIKAEGGWSLELIDPNSPCQGTNNWIASNNASGGTPGKKNSVFGSNPDIEAPHLISAALIDASGVQLIFNESLDSAVAAQLSNYQIDPSRQVLAVTVVPPDFTTVALLLNPAIDSNVVYTVTVNSLSDCSGNVIDTNNTAQFAIPGEIAAGEILINELLFNPMSGGYDYLEIYNNAEKIIDLKDLSVATTDNNDSLISIKNIVTESALLFPGQYMVLTENPVSIKQSYLAENPDWFIDMDLPTFNDDEGVVVLVNQSGSRIDQFHYYASWQFALIDDVEGVALERIYFNSPTQDSLNWHSAASTIGFGTPSYKNSQYIQPGTSDEITISPEAFSPDQDGFNDVLSISYQFDQSGYTANIRIFDEKGRLVTDLVHNALLSQSGLFTWDGITDKNEKAAIGIYMVYVELFNLDGTVKKYKKACVVAAKKS; from the coding sequence ATGAAGCAATTCTTCACTTTCTTACTTTCCATATTTTTTGCTGCAACCACTTTTGCACAAGTGCAGGATGATTTTTCTGACGGCAATTTTTCAACAAATCCTGCATGGACCGGTGATGATGCGAAGTTTGAAGTAAATGTTGCGCAGCAATTACACCTGAATGCACCGGCCGTTGCAGACACTGCTAATCTTTCCACGCCGAATATCATCATTGACAACTTAGAATGGGTTTTCTATTTCAAGATGGATTTTTCTCCATCTAACAGTAATTATCTGAAAGCATATTTGGTAGCTGACCAGTCAAATCTTAAGCTGCCGCAGAATGGTTATTTTTTAAAAATGGGTGAAGATGGCAGTAATGATGCAATCGATCTTTATCTTCAGCAAGGCACTACTGAAACATTGATTCTTTCAGGTATTGACGGACATGTTGCTGCAACTGTTAACAGTATTGGCATTAAGGTTACCCGCGACAACGCAGGCAACTGGCAGGTATATTCAGATATTTCAGGCGGAACGAATTATTCGCTGGAAGGCACTGTAACTGATAATACAATTACCACAACAGGATACTTTGGTTTTTTTTGCAAATACACCAGCACACGTTCGGATGCTTTCTACTTTGACAATATTCATGTTGGTGAACCTGTGGTGGATATCGATCCGCCACAGATAGTAGCCGCTACAGCCATCTCTCCCAATCAACTCGATCTTCTTTTTAATGAACCCGTTGAACAACTATCAGCAGAAGAAGAATTCAATTATTCGGTGAACAACAGTGTAGGAAATCCTTCCATTGTGCAAAGAGATATCACGAATCCGCAACTGGTACATCTTACCTTTACCAACTCATTTCCAAATGGAATCACCAGTACTGTTACCGTGAATAATATAAAAGACCTGCTGGGAAATATGCTCGTAACCGCTACAGCGGACTTTGCATTTTACACAGCACAGGCAAATGATGTTGTGATCAATGAAATAATGTCGGATCCTGATCCCGCCGTTGGATTGCCTGCAGCGGAATTCACGGAACTGTTCAACCAATCAGCTGTGCCCATTGATCTTACAGGATGGACCTTTAGTGATGCCACTTCTACGCAAACACTTTCAGCGTTTATTTTGCAACCCGATTCATTTGTTATTTTATGTGATGATGGAAATGCAAGCCTTTTTACTTCTTTTGGAAATGTGATTGGATTGCCTTCTTTTCCATCTTTGAATAATGATGGCGATGAACTGACCATTAAAAATTCTTTTGGCAGTGTGATCAATACCGTGGCTTATAGCAGTTCGTGGTATGGAGATGTAATAAAAGCGGAAGGAGGTTGGTCGCTGGAATTGATTGATCCCAATAGTCCATGCCAGGGAACGAATAACTGGATTGCCTCCAACAATGCTTCCGGCGGAACTCCGGGTAAAAAAAATTCTGTTTTCGGTTCAAACCCTGATATCGAAGCGCCGCATTTGATCAGTGCTGCCTTGATCGATGCATCAGGCGTACAATTGATTTTTAATGAATCGCTCGACAGTGCAGTTGCTGCTCAATTATCCAATTATCAAATTGATCCGTCAAGACAAGTGCTTGCCGTTACCGTTGTTCCTCCTGATTTTACAACGGTAGCATTGCTGTTGAATCCGGCTATAGATTCCAATGTTGTTTACACTGTTACGGTGAATTCACTTTCTGATTGTTCCGGCAATGTGATTGATACCAATAACACAGCACAGTTTGCAATTCCGGGTGAAATAGCTGCAGGTGAAATATTAATTAATGAATTGCTTTTCAATCCAATGAGTGGCGGTTATGATTATCTCGAAATATATAATAATGCTGAGAAGATAATCGACCTTAAAGATTTATCTGTTGCCACCACTGACAACAATGATTCGCTCATCAGCATAAAAAATATTGTAACCGAAAGTGCGCTTCTTTTTCCAGGTCAGTATATGGTGCTGACTGAAAATCCTGTTTCAATAAAACAATCTTATCTCGCCGAAAATCCTGATTGGTTTATTGACATGGATCTTCCCACTTTCAATGATGATGAAGGCGTAGTTGTTCTGGTTAATCAGTCCGGAAGCAGGATTGATCAGTTTCATTATTATGCATCGTGGCAGTTTGCATTGATTGATGATGTGGAGGGTGTAGCACTTGAACGCATCTATTTTAATTCTCCCACACAGGATTCGCTCAACTGGCATTCCGCCGCTTCCACCATTGGGTTTGGCACGCCGTCCTATAAAAACTCACAATACATACAACCAGGCACAAGCGATGAAATCACGATTTCGCCCGAAGCCTTTTCTCCCGACCAGGATGGGTTTAATGATGTCTTATCCATTAGTTATCAATTTGACCAGTCGGGTTATACCGCGAACATCCGGATTTTTGATGAGAAGGGACGGCTGGTTACTGATCTCGTTCATAATGCATTGTTATCACAAAGTGGTTTGTTTACCTGGGATGGCATTACAGATAAAAATGAAAAAGCCGCTATCGGTATTTACATGGTATATGTAGAGCTGTTCAACCTTGATGGCACCGTAAAAAAATATAAAAAAGCATGCGTTGTAGCCGCCAAAAAAAGCTGA
- a CDS encoding 3-deoxy-D-manno-octulosonic acid transferase yields MNFFFTLLYSLGIQFYHLGILLSGGWNNKARQWLKGRKNQFQRMEAALQKNEQRVWFHCASVGEFEQGRPLMEAYKNKWPHHKIVLTFFSPSGYELRKNYAGADYIFYLPLDTFSNAQKFVAMVHPQLAVFVKYEFWYHHLKALKQKGIPAILISGVFRKHQLFFKWYGKPWRNVLHLFQHLFLQDHDSLQLLLSINIQNASITGDTRFDRVWQIAEHPKDLPIIKSFRGRNKLFVAGSTWPEDEKLLLELIQLKTYPWKWMLVPHELSEQHLAALSNKFKEEAIFYSSATRENIAGKRILIVDEMGLLSSIYSYSDMAYIGGGFGKGIHNILEAAVYGVPVLFGPHFQKFNEAHELLKSGTAKSITCGKELIDAFKNFAEQPGSPGILNLEYVASKKGATEQIMKYLEKINSDTAASTT; encoded by the coding sequence ATGAATTTTTTCTTCACCCTGCTTTATTCCCTGGGCATTCAGTTTTATCACTTGGGCATTCTGCTATCAGGTGGCTGGAACAATAAAGCTCGGCAATGGCTGAAAGGGAGGAAAAATCAGTTTCAGCGGATGGAAGCAGCACTGCAAAAAAATGAACAACGTGTTTGGTTTCATTGCGCTTCTGTAGGTGAATTTGAGCAAGGACGACCTTTGATGGAAGCTTATAAGAACAAATGGCCACACCATAAAATCGTACTCACTTTTTTTTCGCCTTCGGGTTATGAGCTGCGGAAAAATTATGCAGGAGCAGATTATATTTTCTACCTGCCGTTGGATACTTTTTCCAATGCACAAAAATTTGTTGCCATGGTTCATCCGCAACTCGCTGTTTTTGTGAAATATGAATTCTGGTACCATCATCTGAAAGCGTTAAAGCAGAAGGGAATTCCCGCCATATTAATTTCGGGAGTGTTCAGGAAACACCAGCTCTTTTTTAAATGGTATGGAAAACCCTGGAGAAATGTGCTTCATCTTTTTCAACATCTCTTTTTACAAGATCACGATTCTCTTCAACTGTTACTGTCGATTAATATTCAAAATGCCAGCATAACAGGCGACACGCGTTTTGATCGTGTATGGCAAATCGCAGAGCATCCGAAAGATCTTCCAATTATAAAATCATTTAGAGGAAGAAATAAGTTGTTTGTTGCAGGAAGCACCTGGCCTGAAGATGAAAAATTATTATTGGAACTCATTCAACTCAAAACTTATCCATGGAAATGGATGCTTGTTCCACATGAATTGAGTGAACAACATCTTGCCGCATTGAGCAATAAGTTTAAAGAGGAAGCCATCTTCTATTCATCAGCCACCAGGGAAAATATTGCCGGTAAACGCATTCTTATAGTGGATGAAATGGGTTTGCTGTCTTCCATCTACAGTTATTCAGACATGGCGTATATCGGTGGTGGATTTGGAAAAGGCATTCATAACATACTGGAAGCAGCAGTATATGGTGTGCCTGTTTTGTTCGGGCCGCACTTTCAAAAATTTAATGAAGCGCACGAACTACTCAAGTCCGGAACTGCTAAATCAATTACATGCGGCAAAGAATTAATTGACGCGTTTAAGAATTTTGCTGAGCAACCAGGTTCGCCCGGAATACTGAACCTTGAGTATGTTGCATCAAAAAAAGGAGCAACAGAACAAATCATGAAGTACCTGGAAAAAATCAATTCAGATACCGCCGCATCAACAACGTAA
- a CDS encoding acetolactate decarboxylase, protein MIHHFKLLPVLLIATAALLNSCNSAKSYNATTIGEMEDLIKKGDMTTHIALKDIQSAPHSYAIGSVTNLKGFIVVNDGKPYTSFVQGDSVAIDSSWNTAATLLVYAHAENWKEISIPAEVKNWKQLEDFVMTTAKENKINLDVAFPFLLKGRMVSVNWRVTDWDINDKEVTNKKVKNSGLKGEANDVNATIVGFYCTKQYRVLAEHSTKMHLHFVSDDKKVSGHADDIALDGNMKLYLPEEAGKE, encoded by the coding sequence ATGATCCATCATTTCAAATTGTTGCCCGTGTTGCTGATTGCAACAGCAGCATTGTTGAATTCCTGCAATTCGGCTAAAAGTTACAATGCCACCACCATCGGCGAGATGGAAGATCTTATAAAAAAAGGCGACATGACAACACATATAGCATTGAAGGATATTCAAAGCGCGCCACACAGTTATGCAATCGGCTCTGTTACCAATCTCAAAGGTTTTATTGTAGTGAATGATGGTAAGCCTTACACTTCTTTTGTGCAAGGGGATTCAGTGGCCATTGATTCCAGTTGGAATACGGCAGCGACCTTGCTCGTTTATGCGCATGCAGAGAACTGGAAGGAAATTTCCATTCCTGCTGAAGTAAAGAACTGGAAGCAATTAGAAGATTTTGTGATGACAACCGCAAAAGAAAATAAGATCAACCTGGATGTTGCTTTTCCGTTTTTGTTAAAAGGAAGAATGGTGAGCGTGAATTGGCGGGTGACTGATTGGGACATCAATGATAAAGAAGTCACCAACAAAAAAGTAAAAAATTCCGGATTAAAAGGCGAAGCAAACGATGTGAATGCAACAATCGTTGGTTTCTATTGCACCAAACAATACCGTGTGCTTGCTGAACACAGCACCAAAATGCACTTACACTTTGTGAGTGATGACAAAAAAGTTTCAGGCCACGCTGATGATATTGCGCTGGATGGAAATATGAAATTGTATTTGCCTGAGGAAGCAGGAAAGGAATAA